ATTATTTGTGTCTTTCTTCGGATTTCTCTTCTACAACTTCTGGCAAAGCAATTTATGGATAGCGCCGGAAAAAGTGGATAAAATACCGAATCCGGTAGCAAGCAATCTTGCCTCCATTGAGCGTGGGCGAAAAATATTCGGACAGGTATGCTGGAATTGCCATGGCTTGGGAGGCCTTGGAAACGGTCCCGCATCTAAAACACTTAAGCGGAAGCCCGCTAATTTTACTGATAGTTTAGTCCAAAAGCAAACTGATGGTGCCATTTTCTGGAAAATATCAGAAGGACGAGCTCCAATGGCACCGTACAAAGCATCTTTAACAACGGAGCAAAGATGGCACCTGGTAAATTTTATCCGAACAATGAAGAAATGAAAATAGGAAACCAAATATGGAGATGGCTTTTCGCAATTATTTTGCAAGTGTTTCTTTGCCGGTATTTTTTTGGACAGGATACGACAAGTATAAAGGAACCTGCTGCGGAATACGTTGAAGAAATATTCACCGGAACTCAATTAATAAATTCGCAAACCACAACTGTTCTCCAGTCTAAATCCAGAACATTTGGAATTCAGCATCGGTTCGGAAAAGTAGGTATTGATTCCAGTTTGGTGCAGCAGTTTTTAGGATTTGATCTGCCATCCGTTATAAGGTTATCATTGGGGTGGAGTATCTCTGATCGATTATACTTAATGATTGGCAGAACAAACTATTATAAAACGGTTGATATAGAAGGGAAGTATCTGCTTGTAAGGCAGACAAACGGATTTAAAACGCCTGTGTCTATTGCCCTATTTAATAATACTTCCATACGAACTGAAAAATTTCCAAATGTGTCAAAGGGAGCTTTTTATGAAAACTCCGGAGTGACATTTAGTTATAAGCCCTCACACCGTTTGATTTATAACACTCAGCTTATAGTTTCATCTAAATTGTCGGAAAGGCTGACATTGTTATTTACTCCGATCTTTATTTATCAGAATTTAGTTGGCGCAGGATATGAGAATTACACTCTTATATTCTCGGGGGGAGGAAGATTTAAATTCGGATTAAACTCTTCTGTTATTTTTGAATATGCCCACGGGGTCAACAACCGGCATTCCAATTTTTATAATCCGGTTTCTTTGGGTGTAGAATTTGGAACAGTTGGACATGTTTTTCAGATTTTCATAAGCAACAACGGCAAAATTCTTGAAAACCATGTTTATACATCAGGCTCTGCAAACATACAAAAGGGAGAGTTTTTTTTAGGGTTTAATACTCAACGTAAATTTTGGAAGAAAA
This genomic stretch from Bacteroidota bacterium harbors:
- a CDS encoding cytochrome c codes for the protein MKSVLFVSFFGFLFYNFWQSNLWIAPEKVDKIPNPVASNLASIERGRKIFGQVCWNCHGLGGLGNGPASKTLKRKPANFTDSLVQKQTDGAIFWKISEGRAPMAPYKASLTTEQRWHLVNFIRTMKK